The following proteins are co-located in the Candidatus Binataceae bacterium genome:
- a CDS encoding amino acid adenylation domain-containing protein, with translation MEPRITDIAIIGMAGRFPGARDIAEFWNNLCAGIESIRHFGADELEIANAETRAPNYVRARAIMADVDQFDAAFFGIYPREAELIDPQQRIFLECCWHAFEDAGYDPLRYPGMTGVYAGCSPNSYFMRNLGGARGFIDDYTAGYPVSNAVAMLGANADFLATRVAYKLNLRGPAFTINCACSTSLVAVGQAGLALQNFQCDLALAGGVSINLPQRRGYLYEAGGMVSGDGHCRTFDEAADGTVFGDGAGVVLLKRLEEAISDGDRIYAVIRGFGVNNDGAQKVGYAAPGVEGQAQAIAMAQAAAEFDPRTISYIEAHGTATPLGDPIELAALTQAFRRHTSERGFCALGTAKTNIGHLEAAAGVTGLIKTALSLHRKMIPPVLHYRRPNAALNLDDSPFYVNATLRPWDSGTTPRRAGVSAFGIGGTNAHAVLEEMPEEKSPASARGAHLVILSARSGAALEATSGALAQQLTGYRESSLADVAYTLMVGRHPFEWRQMTVAADAAEAARSLIEREPKRVALNRARPENFRAAFMFPGQGAQYVAMGRELCTREAAFREAAEECLASLEPELQRRLRELVLSENPAGETEAINNTQYAQPALFIVEYALAQLLEKYGIQPAAMIGHSVGEFVAATLAGVFSAGDALRVVAERGRLMQEMPAGAMLALRAPESTAREFLGGELSIAAINAPLLSVIAGPLAAIVEAEAKLGRAGVVCRRLRTSHAFHSSMMEPVLERFAAVVANVKLRPPQIPFVSGVSGRWISDSEATDPQYWTRHLRAPVRFSDGITMLRTGDYALVEVGPGNTLVTLARQHAGSDARQLMVSSMPDGSGTQSGEVAFLNLLGRLWLHGGAPEWSKLYEGERRLRVALPLYPFERKRFWIEANTNAAPKEGEQVRPMVADAASDYAGRGGAAEAFRQQEKDEEAQLQMIDEAQPVSRKAYLQAMVAAIFEELSGIEAAAIDGAATFLELGFDSLFLTQVSQAILSKFALKITFRQLLDKLSTLESLAAHLDEKLAPETFQPPTVTSRTPAAKVAESAAPIAAAIAERTESIGGGGALEDLFKQQLATLADVMAKQLEALRGAQPVTAEDVVKPRAQSMMAPAGATPPGPSRSASPVAGQSVAATSNEVRQIGRFRPIEGAHAGELTTAQRARLDDLIARYTRRTAKSKAHVASNRGWLADPRNAAGFRREWKELVYPIVAARSQGSKFWDLDGNEYIDVVNGFGPILFGHAPEFIKEAVAAQLEQGWETGPQTALAGEVAELLCELTGMERASFCTTGSEAVVAAVRLARTVTGRMKIAFFNGSYHGMFDEVLVKSVKGAGGFRSLPLAPGIPREKVENVVVLDYGTAEALKYLEEHVGELAAVMVEPVQSRHPGLQPVEFLREVRRLTEKAGTALIFDEVVTGFRVHQGGAQALFGIRADIATYGKVIGGGLPIGVVAGKASFMDALDGGPWQNGDDSFPETGVTFFAGTFFRHPLTLAAVRAALRHFKAAGPELQIELGEKTERLVGELNAILAERGVPTRVESFGAISYFSFPAELTFASLFYYCMRERGIYIQEGFPLFLTTAHSDDDLAQIVRAFRESIVEMQAAGFLPHESGALVSGVDRVAETGRHPLSEAQREVWLAANLSQAASCCFNESFSLFIRGALDADALSQALNRVIARHDALRARFSADGEYQEFAPVLDLDIAQLDLSATSAPAQTARIDELIREDAAAPFDLVKGPLIRAQLIKLDANDYRLIVTTHHIVCDGWSTNVMLEELAQIYNGLRTGIAPTLPVAMQFAEYVAAEQAALTSDERESAHRYWIGQFAQPVTPLALPSDRPRRSSKGYAGASYRRTIDAAATQRIRQAGAREGCTLFATLLAGFDALLARLGDQQDVVVGIPTAGQSMAAGENLVGHCVNLLPIRADAAPEKRFAELLALTKRNVLDAYDHQNYTYGTLVRSVNVHREAGRLPLLDVQFNLERVGNGAVFHELETRVEANPKSFVNFDLFLNVVEGADGLVLDCDYSRDLFDEETIDRWLGHYETLLEGFAADAGVTTGRLPMLAAAERERMLVEWNRTATDYPQDRLAHQLFAEQAARTPAALAAIFAERALTYAELDARANQVANYLGWLGVPAGAVVAIYVERSLDMIVALLGVMKAGCTYLPLDPIYPAERIRFMLEETAAAAVLTQSELENTLGNYAGKRVCFDRDRGRIEAEPAAPAASVRARPDDLAYVIYTSGSTGRPKGVEISNRALVNLLVAMCARPGFEAADGMLAVTTLSFDIAALELLTPLIAGGRVVIASREMTVDGTRLLAELQRTGATVMQATPTTWRLLLEAGWSGEPRLKMLCGGEAMPKDLAERLIATGGELWNMYGPTETTIWSACARIADADRISLGRPIANTQFYVIDRYGEPVAIGVPGELYIGGDGVARGYLKREELTRGKFVADGYRAEANARLFKTGDTVRFTRDGEVSFVGRGDNQVKLRGYRIELGEIEALLAGHPGVKEAAVALVGGGTEAARLVAYVVYWPGAEADSSELRALVRERLPEYMTPSQFVALKAMPLTHNGKLDRKALPLPAIVGEVAPRESSAPATPDEEALCEIWQQVLALARVGIHDDIFELGGDSVHIFRIAARARQAGLQIEPLQIFEFRTIAEVLKRLASNGQAPETVEAGLAPTVDRGRNGRIGHEV, from the coding sequence ATGGAACCACGCATCACCGATATCGCGATCATCGGGATGGCCGGGCGCTTTCCGGGCGCGCGCGATATCGCCGAGTTCTGGAACAATCTCTGCGCCGGGATCGAATCGATTCGGCATTTCGGCGCGGATGAACTGGAGATAGCGAACGCCGAAACGCGGGCGCCGAACTACGTACGGGCGCGCGCGATTATGGCCGATGTCGATCAGTTCGACGCGGCCTTCTTCGGGATTTATCCGCGCGAAGCGGAGCTGATCGATCCGCAGCAACGAATTTTTCTTGAGTGCTGCTGGCACGCCTTCGAGGATGCGGGCTACGACCCGCTGCGTTATCCCGGCATGACCGGGGTGTATGCGGGTTGCAGTCCGAATAGCTACTTCATGCGCAATCTCGGTGGCGCGCGCGGCTTTATCGACGACTATACGGCGGGCTATCCGGTGAGCAATGCCGTCGCGATGCTGGGCGCCAACGCGGACTTCCTGGCGACACGTGTGGCCTACAAGCTGAATCTGCGGGGACCGGCGTTTACGATCAATTGTGCGTGTTCGACCTCGCTGGTGGCGGTGGGCCAGGCTGGCCTCGCTTTGCAGAATTTTCAGTGCGATCTGGCGCTGGCCGGGGGAGTGTCGATCAACCTGCCGCAGCGCCGCGGCTATCTCTACGAAGCGGGCGGGATGGTTTCGGGCGACGGCCATTGCCGGACCTTTGACGAGGCGGCGGACGGGACGGTCTTTGGCGACGGCGCCGGCGTGGTGCTGCTGAAACGCCTCGAGGAAGCGATCTCCGATGGTGATCGGATCTATGCGGTTATCCGCGGTTTCGGCGTGAATAACGACGGCGCGCAGAAGGTCGGTTATGCGGCGCCGGGCGTTGAGGGTCAGGCGCAGGCGATCGCGATGGCGCAGGCGGCGGCGGAGTTCGATCCGCGCACCATAAGCTATATCGAAGCGCATGGCACGGCGACGCCGCTTGGCGATCCGATCGAGCTCGCGGCGCTGACGCAGGCCTTTCGGCGGCATACGAGCGAGCGCGGCTTCTGCGCGCTCGGCACGGCGAAGACCAACATCGGCCATCTGGAAGCAGCGGCGGGCGTGACCGGGCTGATCAAGACGGCGCTGTCGTTACATCGCAAGATGATTCCGCCGGTGCTGCATTATCGGCGGCCGAACGCAGCCCTTAATCTTGATGACTCACCGTTCTACGTAAATGCGACGCTGCGGCCATGGGATTCCGGCACCACGCCGCGGCGCGCGGGGGTGAGCGCCTTCGGTATCGGCGGCACCAATGCACATGCCGTGCTCGAAGAGATGCCGGAGGAAAAAAGCCCAGCATCGGCGCGTGGCGCTCATCTCGTGATTTTGTCGGCGCGCAGCGGGGCCGCGCTGGAGGCGACGAGCGGCGCGCTGGCGCAACAGCTCACCGGGTATCGGGAGAGTTCGCTCGCGGATGTCGCCTATACGCTGATGGTCGGACGCCATCCGTTCGAGTGGCGGCAGATGACGGTGGCGGCGGATGCAGCAGAAGCGGCGCGGTCGTTGATTGAACGCGAGCCAAAGCGCGTCGCGCTTAATCGCGCGCGGCCGGAAAACTTTCGCGCGGCGTTCATGTTTCCGGGCCAGGGTGCGCAATACGTAGCGATGGGCCGCGAGCTCTGCACGCGCGAAGCGGCGTTTCGCGAAGCGGCCGAGGAATGCCTCGCGAGTCTCGAGCCCGAGTTGCAGAGGAGGCTGCGTGAGTTAGTACTCAGTGAGAATCCGGCAGGTGAGACTGAGGCAATTAATAATACTCAGTATGCGCAGCCGGCGTTGTTTATCGTTGAATACGCATTAGCGCAACTGCTCGAGAAATACGGAATCCAACCCGCGGCCATGATCGGGCATAGCGTTGGTGAGTTTGTCGCGGCGACGCTCGCGGGCGTGTTCAGCGCCGGCGATGCGTTACGCGTGGTGGCTGAGCGCGGCCGCCTGATGCAGGAGATGCCGGCGGGGGCGATGCTGGCGCTTCGCGCGCCTGAAAGCACGGCGCGAGAATTTCTCGGCGGCGAGCTGAGTATCGCCGCGATCAATGCACCGTTGCTGAGCGTGATCGCCGGGCCGTTAGCCGCGATTGTAGAGGCGGAGGCGAAGCTCGGCCGTGCGGGGGTGGTGTGCCGGCGGCTGCGCACGTCGCACGCGTTTCACTCGAGCATGATGGAGCCGGTGCTCGAGCGCTTCGCCGCAGTGGTCGCCAACGTCAAACTGCGGCCGCCGCAGATTCCGTTCGTCTCGGGCGTGAGCGGCCGCTGGATCAGCGATAGCGAAGCGACGGATCCGCAATACTGGACGCGGCATCTGCGCGCGCCGGTGCGCTTTTCCGATGGGATAACAATGCTGCGCACGGGCGATTACGCGTTGGTGGAGGTGGGACCGGGCAATACGCTGGTGACGCTGGCGCGGCAGCATGCGGGCAGCGATGCCAGACAGCTCATGGTTTCGTCGATGCCCGACGGCAGCGGGACGCAATCCGGTGAGGTGGCGTTCCTGAATCTGTTGGGCCGGCTTTGGTTGCACGGCGGCGCGCCGGAATGGTCAAAACTGTATGAGGGTGAACGGCGGCTGCGGGTGGCGCTGCCGCTCTATCCATTTGAACGCAAGCGTTTCTGGATCGAGGCGAACACAAATGCTGCGCCCAAAGAGGGCGAGCAAGTTCGCCCGATGGTTGCGGATGCGGCGAGCGATTACGCGGGCAGAGGCGGGGCGGCGGAAGCCTTCAGGCAGCAGGAGAAAGATGAGGAAGCTCAGTTACAGATGATTGATGAAGCGCAGCCGGTGAGCCGCAAGGCGTATCTGCAAGCGATGGTCGCGGCAATTTTCGAGGAGCTGTCAGGAATCGAAGCGGCGGCGATCGATGGCGCGGCGACGTTCCTGGAGTTGGGGTTCGACTCGCTGTTTTTGACGCAAGTATCGCAGGCGATTCTGAGCAAATTCGCCCTCAAAATAACTTTCCGGCAACTGCTGGATAAGCTCTCGACGCTGGAGTCGCTGGCGGCACATCTGGATGAAAAGCTCGCGCCGGAGACGTTTCAGCCGCCAACGGTGACGAGCCGGACGCCGGCGGCAAAGGTCGCGGAGTCTGCGGCTCCGATCGCGGCCGCGATAGCCGAGCGCACCGAAAGTATTGGCGGGGGTGGAGCACTCGAAGATCTGTTCAAGCAGCAACTGGCGACGCTTGCCGACGTCATGGCGAAGCAACTCGAGGCGCTGCGCGGCGCTCAGCCGGTAACGGCAGAAGATGTCGTGAAGCCGCGTGCGCAAAGCATGATGGCGCCAGCAGGAGCGACGCCGCCGGGACCATCCAGGAGCGCGTCGCCGGTCGCCGGTCAGAGTGTGGCGGCGACGAGCAATGAGGTCAGGCAAATTGGCCGCTTCCGGCCAATCGAGGGCGCGCACGCCGGCGAGTTGACGACGGCGCAACGGGCGCGGCTGGATGATCTGATCGCGCGCTATACGCGGCGGACGGCGAAGTCAAAGGCGCACGTCGCCTCGAATCGCGGCTGGCTGGCGGATCCGCGCAACGCGGCGGGCTTTCGCCGTGAGTGGAAGGAGCTCGTCTATCCGATCGTCGCGGCGCGTTCGCAGGGCTCGAAATTCTGGGATCTCGACGGCAACGAATATATCGACGTCGTCAACGGCTTTGGGCCGATTCTGTTCGGGCACGCACCGGAGTTCATCAAGGAGGCCGTAGCGGCGCAGCTCGAACAGGGCTGGGAGACCGGGCCGCAGACGGCGCTGGCCGGCGAAGTCGCCGAGCTGCTGTGCGAACTGACCGGCATGGAGCGGGCGAGCTTCTGTACCACGGGATCGGAAGCCGTGGTAGCGGCGGTGCGGCTGGCGCGGACGGTCACCGGGCGGATGAAGATCGCGTTTTTCAATGGTTCGTATCACGGGATGTTCGACGAGGTGCTGGTCAAGAGCGTTAAGGGCGCGGGCGGCTTCAGGTCGTTGCCGCTGGCGCCGGGGATTCCGCGCGAAAAAGTGGAGAACGTCGTCGTGCTCGATTACGGCACGGCGGAGGCGCTCAAGTATCTCGAAGAGCATGTGGGCGAACTCGCTGCGGTGATGGTCGAGCCGGTGCAGAGCCGCCATCCGGGGTTGCAGCCGGTCGAGTTTTTACGCGAGGTCAGACGGCTAACCGAGAAGGCCGGAACGGCGCTGATTTTCGACGAAGTCGTGACGGGTTTTCGCGTTCATCAGGGCGGGGCGCAGGCGCTGTTCGGGATCCGCGCGGATATCGCGACGTACGGCAAGGTGATCGGCGGCGGTCTGCCGATCGGAGTGGTGGCGGGCAAGGCGAGCTTCATGGATGCGCTGGATGGCGGTCCGTGGCAAAACGGTGACGATTCGTTTCCGGAGACGGGAGTCACGTTCTTCGCCGGCACTTTTTTTCGTCATCCGCTGACGCTGGCCGCGGTGCGCGCGGCGCTGCGGCATTTCAAGGCCGCCGGTCCTGAGTTGCAGATCGAGCTGGGGGAAAAAACTGAGAGACTCGTCGGCGAACTCAATGCGATTCTCGCGGAACGCGGCGTGCCGACGCGGGTCGAGAGTTTTGGCGCGATTTCATACTTCAGTTTCCCGGCGGAGCTTACGTTCGCGAGCCTGTTTTACTACTGCATGCGCGAACGCGGAATCTATATTCAGGAAGGCTTTCCGCTTTTCCTCACGACGGCGCACAGCGATGATGATCTCGCGCAAATCGTGCGCGCCTTCCGCGAGTCGATTGTCGAGATGCAGGCGGCCGGTTTTCTGCCGCATGAGTCGGGAGCGCTGGTGAGCGGAGTCGACCGCGTCGCCGAGACGGGACGTCATCCCTTGAGCGAGGCGCAGCGCGAGGTCTGGCTTGCGGCGAATCTCAGCCAGGCGGCATCGTGTTGCTTTAACGAATCCTTCAGCCTGTTTATCCGCGGTGCGCTTGACGCCGACGCCTTGAGTCAAGCGTTGAACCGGGTAATTGCGCGGCATGACGCGTTGCGCGCGCGCTTTAGCGCGGACGGCGAGTATCAGGAGTTTGCGCCGGTACTCGACCTGGATATCGCGCAGCTTGATCTATCGGCGACGAGCGCGCCGGCGCAGACCGCGCGCATAGATGAGTTGATCCGTGAGGATGCTGCGGCGCCATTCGATCTAGTGAAGGGACCATTGATCCGGGCGCAATTGATTAAGCTCGACGCGAATGACTATCGCTTGATCGTTACGACTCATCACATTGTGTGCGATGGCTGGTCAACCAACGTGATGCTGGAGGAGCTGGCGCAGATCTATAACGGTCTGCGCACGGGGATCGCGCCGACGCTGCCGGTGGCGATGCAATTCGCGGAATACGTGGCGGCGGAGCAGGCGGCGCTGACGAGCGACGAGCGCGAGTCGGCGCATCGGTACTGGATCGGGCAATTCGCGCAGCCGGTGACGCCGCTGGCGCTGCCGAGTGATCGGCCACGGCGTAGCTCGAAAGGGTACGCGGGGGCGTCGTACCGGAGAACTATAGACGCTGCGGCGACACAACGGATTCGGCAGGCCGGCGCGCGTGAGGGCTGCACGCTCTTCGCAACGCTGCTCGCGGGCTTCGATGCGCTGCTGGCGCGGCTCGGCGATCAGCAGGACGTCGTGGTTGGGATTCCGACCGCCGGGCAATCGATGGCCGCAGGCGAGAATCTAGTCGGGCACTGCGTGAACCTTCTGCCGATCCGCGCTGACGCCGCGCCTGAGAAACGCTTTGCCGAGCTGCTCGCGCTGACGAAGCGCAACGTACTCGATGCGTATGACCATCAGAATTACACCTATGGGACGCTGGTGCGCAGCGTGAATGTTCATCGCGAGGCCGGGCGGCTGCCGCTGCTCGATGTGCAATTCAATCTGGAGCGTGTGGGCAACGGGGCGGTCTTCCACGAACTTGAAACCCGGGTCGAGGCCAATCCGAAAAGCTTCGTTAATTTCGATCTGTTTTTAAACGTCGTCGAGGGGGCGGACGGACTGGTGCTGGATTGCGATTACAGTCGCGACCTCTTCGACGAAGAGACGATCGACCGCTGGCTTGGCCACTACGAGACCCTGCTCGAAGGCTTTGCGGCGGACGCGGGTGTGACGACCGGGCGGCTGCCGATGCTGGCGGCGGCGGAACGCGAACGGATGCTGGTCGAATGGAATCGGACCGCGACCGATTATCCGCAGGATCGGCTGGCCCATCAGCTGTTTGCGGAGCAGGCGGCGCGGACGCCGGCGGCGCTCGCTGCAATCTTTGCCGAGCGGGCGCTTACTTATGCCGAATTGGACGCGCGTGCGAATCAGGTCGCGAACTATCTGGGCTGGCTCGGCGTGCCGGCGGGTGCGGTGGTGGCGATCTATGTTGAACGATCGCTTGATATGATCGTCGCGTTGCTAGGCGTGATGAAGGCCGGCTGCACCTATCTGCCGCTGGATCCGATCTACCCCGCAGAGCGCATCCGCTTCATGCTCGAAGAGACTGCGGCAGCGGCTGTACTGACGCAAAGCGAACTCGAGAACACGCTGGGGAACTATGCGGGCAAGCGCGTCTGTTTCGACCGTGATCGCGGGCGGATCGAAGCGGAACCTGCAGCTCCGGCAGCGTCCGTGCGAGCGCGTCCGGATGACCTCGCGTATGTGATCTACACCTCGGGCTCCACCGGACGACCCAAGGGTGTCGAGATCTCGAATCGTGCGCTGGTGAACCTGCTCGTGGCGATGTGCGCGCGGCCGGGCTTCGAGGCGGCAGACGGCATGCTGGCGGTGACGACGCTGTCGTTCGATATCGCGGCGCTAGAGCTGCTGACTCCGCTGATCGCGGGCGGCCGCGTGGTAATCGCGAGCCGCGAAATGACCGTCGACGGGACGCGGTTGTTGGCTGAGTTGCAGCGGACGGGCGCGACCGTCATGCAAGCCACGCCGACAACGTGGCGGCTGTTGCTAGAGGCTGGTTGGAGTGGTGAGCCGCGCCTGAAGATGCTGTGTGGCGGCGAGGCCATGCCGAAAGATCTGGCAGAACGGCTGATCGCGACTGGCGGCGAGTTGTGGAATATGTATGGTCCAACCGAAACCACAATCTGGTCGGCCTGTGCACGCATCGCCGACGCTGATCGCATAAGCCTGGGGCGGCCGATCGCCAATACGCAATTCTATGTGATCGACCGTTACGGCGAGCCGGTGGCGATCGGAGTTCCCGGCGAACTCTATATCGGTGGCGATGGAGTCGCGCGCGGCTATCTCAAGCGCGAGGAATTAACCCGGGGAAAATTCGTCGCCGATGGTTATCGCGCGGAGGCGAATGCACGACTCTTCAAGACCGGCGATACGGTGCGCTTTACGCGTGACGGCGAAGTGAGCTTTGTCGGTCGTGGCGACAATCAAGTCAAGCTGCGCGGCTATCGAATCGAGTTGGGCGAGATCGAAGCGCTCCTGGCGGGTCATCCGGGCGTGAAAGAGGCCGCCGTGGCATTGGTCGGAGGCGGTACCGAGGCCGCGCGCCTTGTGGCCTACGTGGTCTATTGGCCGGGCGCTGAGGCGGACAGCAGCGAATTGCGGGCGCTGGTGCGAGAGCGCCTGCCGGAGTACATGACGCCGTCGCAGTTCGTTGCGCTGAAGGCGATGCCGTTGACGCACAACGGCAAGCTCGATCGGAAAGCGCTGCCGTTGCCGGCGATTGTCGGCGAAGTTGCTCCGCGTGAGAGCTCCGCGCCGGCGACGCCGGACGAAGAGGCGCTATGCGAGATCTGGCAGCAGGTTCTCGCGCTCGCACGGGTGGGAATCCACGACGACATCTTCGAGCTAGGCGGAGATTCGGTGCATATCTTCCGGATCGCGGCGAGGGCGCGGCAAGCCGGCCTGCAGATTGAACCGCTGCAGATCTTCGAGTTTCGCACGATCGCAGAGGTGCTCAAGCGGCTGGCGAGCAACGGCCAGGCGCCCGAAACGGTCGAGGCCGGATTGGCGCCTACCGTCGATCGCGGGCGCAACGGCCGCATCGGTCATGAAGTTTGA